The following proteins are encoded in a genomic region of Drosophila bipectinata strain 14024-0381.07 chromosome XL, DbipHiC1v2, whole genome shotgun sequence:
- the LOC108124901 gene encoding uncharacterized protein — protein MFKVVHLHVLILVCCFCCPEAQHPAWLYPMPWRPLILPRPVPTPVASGVSQLSPGYTGPQTFPSAPQDQQQGQQKPQYSEQYQQQYPQQQQQQYPQQPVLFGLFAPQLQVHPLAAPPQAGHFTLPFRPSPFAGYTDDEVDNEVQESPEQQQHPQQLEPPFHAHPYRRSGSGSGSGNTPLGYVYLSPSNIYNLVRS, from the exons ATGTTCAAGGTTGTCCACCTCCACGTCTTGATCCTGGTCTGTTGTTTCTGTTGCCCGGAGGCCCAGCATCCTGCCTGGCTGTATCCGATGCCTTGGCGTCCTCTGATCCTGCCTAGACCAGTTCCTACGCCAGTGGCCAGTGGTGTTTCACAACTAAGTCCGGGTTATACAGGTCCACAGACGTTTCCTTCAGCGCCGCAGGATCAGCAACAAGGACAACAGAAACCGCAGTATTCAGAGCAGTATCAGCAGCAATatccacagcagcagcaacagcaatatCCTCAGCAACCTGTCCTCTTTGGCCTATTTGCACCGCAGTTGCAAGTTCATCCTCTGGCCGCTCCACCCCAGGCAGGACACTTTACTCTGCCCTTCCGGCCATCACCCTTTGCCGGCTACACGGACGATGAGGTGGACAACGAAGTCCAGGAGAGTCCcgaacagcagcaacatccaCAACAGCTAGAACCTCCTTTCCATGCCCATCCTTACAGa AGATCAGGATCAGGATCAGGATCAGGAAATACTCCTCTGGGTTATGTCTATCTATCGCCAAGTAATATCTATAATCTAGTAAGGTCTTAA
- the LOC108124903 gene encoding filaggrin-2, translated as MRYAGLPLAVLLLFCCYWAASAAAASASSSSSATPVASPVSSSKPKRDAALSFGSLSSYHGPSHKYLPPAYENHLSFGGVGGGGGGYHGNALGSGHAYTEYAHLEGGDHHYGSSHGHGYGYSSGSSSSHGSRPHHYSSGGSGGPKIETYIVQTSSGSAGSHGYAGAHGLSHGGSHGLSHGLSHGVSHGHGSGLGYKYGAPSSGAASSYLNLLGNGHKTSTYIVATPEYSGAGGSHGIGYGSGPVHGRPSFSAHGSHGYSHGFGHQISHGPPSHGPSHSLDHSLEHALEHGLTQALGLGGHGSSSAGGGGHYAQHPIPEEHSGYTYDAPATPFGKGTPLTSYGVPLIPGYDHQESLHQDSPVQVQILEQSDHKVERERDQERETPVYALGHKGLGHFTYTASKPQALHTDIHAGSSSSSSASSGHDLELSKAPFKPSAFLGAKHESSGSNAISGSGYDYATPTSPFLQSSPGYDYPAPAQLYGPPGHSGDSATPIFEPEATYLPPASSYLPPATPTHGYH; from the coding sequence atgagATACGCCGGATTACCGTTAGCAGTTCTACTGCTCTTCTGCTGCTACTGGGCCgcctctgctgctgctgcgtctgcttcttcttcttcttctgccACTCCGGTTGCAAGTCCCGTTAGTTCATCGAAACCCAAACGTGATGCCGCCTTGAGCTTCGGGAGCCTGTCCAGCTACCACGGCCCCTCCCACAAGTACCTGCCGCCCGCCTACGAGAACCACCTGAGCTTCGGCGGGGTgggaggaggtggtggaggTTATCATGGCAATGCCTTGGGTTCCGGCCACGCCTACACGGAATATGCCCACCTGGAGGGCGGTGATCATCACTACGGCTCGTCGCACGGTCACGGGTACGGGTACTCCAGTGGCAGTTCCAGTTCCCATGGCAGCAGGCCGCATCACTATAGTTCCGGAGGATCCGGTGGTCCCAAGATCGAGACGTACATTGTCCAAACGAGCAGCGGTTCTGCCGGAAGTCACGGTTACGCAGGTGCCCATGGACTGAGTCACGGGGGAAGTCACGGGCTGAGCCATGGACTGAGCCACGGAGTGAGTCACGGCCACGGTTCCGGTTTGGGCTACAAGTACGGAGCACCTTCGTCCGGAGCAGCATCCTCTTACCTGAATCTCCTCGGAAACGGACACAAGACCAGCACCTATATAGTGGCCACGCCGGAGTACTCCGGAGCTGGAGGCAGTCACGGCATCGGCTACGGATCGGGACCAGTCCATGGCAGACCCTCGTTCAGTGCCCACGGTTCCCATGGCTACAGTCACGGCTTCGGGCATCAAATCAGCCACGGACCACCGAGTCACGGACCCAGTCACAGCCTGGATCACAGCCTGGAACACGCTCTGGAGCACGGACTGACCCAGGCCTTGGGATTGGGTGGACACGGCTCATCCTCCGCCGGCGGTGGCGGTCACTACGCCCAGCATCCCATTCCCGAAGAGCACTCCGGCTATACCTACGATGCTCCCGCGACGCCCTTCGGCAAGGGAACTCCCCTCACCAGCTACGGTGTCCCGCTGATCCCCGGCTACGATCATCAGGAGTCGCTGCATCAGGATTCCCCCGTCCAGGTCCAGATCCTCGAGCAATCCGATCACAAGGTGGAACGCGAACGTGACCAGGAACGCGAAACACCGGTATATGCTCTGGGGCACAAGGGTCTGGGCCACTTCACGTACACGGCCAGCAAGCCGCAAGCCCTCCACACGGACATCCATGccggctcctcctcctcctcctccgcgtCCTCCGGCCATGATCTGGAACTCAGCAAGGCCCCATTCAAGCCGAGCGCCTTCCTCGGCGCCAAGCACGAGAGCTCCGGTTCGAATGCCATTTCCGGTTCCGGTTACGACtatgccacgcccacatcTCCATTCTTGCAGTCGTCGCCGGGCTACGATTATCCAGCACCGGCGCAACTTTACGGTCCACCCGGGCACTCTGGTGACTCGGCCACGCCCATTTTTGAGCCGGAGGCAACCTATCTGCCACCCGCCAGCAGCTACTTGCCACCGGCCACGCCCACCCATGGCtatcattaa
- the LOC108124936 gene encoding gastrula zinc finger protein XlCGF8.2DB — translation MSQSCCRICSSPETKIDIFLPQNGHLLRQIRSITGIELIQNSDWPGWMCQTCMVDLEGAIRFRRRCILSEKQQLRRKRTNSLESEPPEVEEEDVQQLAEDTLPEDQLPFACRHCPKSYLTLKQLSAHRIVHRDPSNKDTITDLSCGTCGKVFQRRHALEYHMSVHTGARNFPCPHCPARFAQRCNRETHVRNTHLKLRQFACPEPGCDRHFARRRERDQHVKTIHQGERDLICDVCQATFSHPINYKKHLLTHTEVKSFGCPICGKSFNAPENRDVHLFVHSVCKAYECSVCGSGYMRRQQLIQHSATSGHHNEPIVRQKPQFSAVFTQRPIKNTAEETEKTDKVLYQETSLVEELSSTTNIEDEFLKELQEYDT, via the exons ATGTCGCAGAGCTGTTGCCGTATTTGCTCGAGTCCTGAGACTaaaatcgatatatttttGCCACAAAATGGACATCTATTGCGACAGATTCGCTCCATAACAGGAATCGAG TTGATCCAGAACTCGGACTGGCCCGGCTGGATGTGCCAAACGTGCATGGTGGACTTGGAGGGAGCCATAAGATTCCGTCGTCGTTGCATTCTTTCCGAAAAGCAACAACTTCGGAGGAAAAGAACCAACTCCTTGGAATCAGAGCCACCGGAAGTCGAAGAGGAAGATGTCCAGCAGCTAGCAGAGGATACACTGCCTGAGGACCAGCTCCCCTTTGCATGCCGGCACTGCCCGAAGAGCTATCTCACTTTGAAACAACTCTCTGCCCATCGTATCGTACACCGGGATCCAAGTAACAAAGATACCATCACTGACCTATCTTGTGGCACGTGCGGCAAGGTGTTTCAACGCCGGCATGCTCTGGAGTATCACATGAGCGTCCATACCGGTGCCAGGAACTTCCCCTGCCCACATTGCCCGGCACGGTTTGCCCAGCGCTGCAATCGAGAAACTCATGTGCGGAACACCCACCTCAAGCTGCGTCAGTTCGCCTGTCCGGAGCCGGGATGCGATCGGCACTTTGCCCGGCGACGGGAGCGCGATCAGCACGTTAAGACCATCCACCAAGGTGAACGGGATCTGATCTGTGATGTGTGCCAGGCCACCTTCAGTCATCCCATAAACTACAAGAAGCACCTGCTGACCCACACTGAGGTCAAGTCCTTTGGCTGTCCGATATGTGGCAAGTCGTTCAATGCTCCCGAAAACCGGGATGTCCACCTGTTTGTGCACAGTGTCTGCAAGGCGTACGAGTGCTCCGTTTGCGGATCGGGCTATATGCGACGTCAGCAGTTGATCCAGCATAGTGCCACTAGTGGTCACCACAACGAGCCAATTGTGCGACAAAAGCCGCAATTTAGTGCCGTTTTTACCCAGAGACCTATTAAGAATACCGCTGAGGAGACTGAGAAGACTGACAAGGTGCTCTACCAAGAGACGTCTCTCGTAGAAGAGCTTAGTTCCACAACCAATATAGAAGATGAGTTCTTGAAAGAATTGCAAGAGTATGATACTTGA